From the genome of Bos taurus isolate L1 Dominette 01449 registration number 42190680 breed Hereford chromosome 2, ARS-UCD2.0, whole genome shotgun sequence, one region includes:
- the TEX44 gene encoding testis-expressed protein 44, with translation MTTVPSGEARATSTPPDGDSRSTDIPAVGSQSQVPLLADDLVSLDAVTSAERQDVDQASIEPATSGTTSESGDADKHEAAAGQAQEPREATALPADPAPGALKNSLGFQNLVQKGLLQDSSGTQNPQIFQVNSLVEEATPQAVATPDREQEPATATPSAEAQSPQNVEAQPIVSTADPKDQLDPGTADTPEAVEEKPEGPEALNPDHDASLSAPASPGPGASAPGTGPLDSTAGEENSYMRSMTSLLGRGEGSISSLADILVWSDATMGLATGFLATGRGSVSDLLYSPGPSLRSVSSILGRASSALSSRLVVRTRLALRSVTHVLESVEQRTIEGIRSAMYYLTSHLTPH, from the coding sequence ATGACCACCGTGCCCTCGGGAGAGGCCAGAGCCACCAGCACCCCTCCAGATGGGGACAGCAGGTCTACAGACATCCCAGCAGTGGGGTCCCAAAGTCAGGTCCCCCTCCTCGCAGATGACCTAGTGTCTCTTGATGCTGTAACATCAGCCGAACGGCAGGATGTAGATCAGGCCTCCATTGAACCAGCCACCTCGGGGACCACGTCAGAGTCCGGGGATGCAGATAAGCATGAAGCTGCTGCGGGGCAGGCTCAGGAGCCCAGGGAGGCCACAGCCCTGCCTGCTGACCCGGCTCCAGGTGCCCTAAAAAATTCCCTGGGCTTCCAGAACCTAGTGCAGAAAGGGCTGCTGCAAGATTCCAGCGGGACTCAGAATCCTCAGATTTTCCAAGTTAACTCCCTGGTTGAGGAAGCAACGCCACAAGCAGTGGCCACCCCGGACAGAGAGCAGGAGCCAGCAACAGCCACCCCAAGTGCCGAGGCACAGTCCCCCCAAAATGTGGAGGCTCAGCCCATCGTGAGCACCGCAGACCCCAAGGACCAGCTTGACCCTGGGACTGCTGACACCCCTGAAGCTGTTGAGGAGAAGCCAGAGGGTCCTGAAGCCTTGAACCCTGACCATGATGCTTCGCTGTCAGCCCCTGCCTCGCCGGGCCCCGGAGCATCGGCCCCAGGGACGGGTCCCCTGGACTCCACAGCTGGCGAGGAGAACAGCTACATGCGCTCCATGACCAGCTTGCTGGGCAGGGGCGAGGGGTCCATCAGCTCCCTGGCAGATATCCTGGTGTGGTCCGATGCCACCATGGGCCTGGCCACAGGCTTCCTGGCCACCGGCCGTGGCTCTGTGTCAGACCTGTTGTACAGTCCAGGGCCCAGCCTGCGCTCCGTCTCCAGCATCCTGGGGAGAGCCAGCTCTGCCCTGTCCTCCAGGCTGGTGGTGAGGACCAGATTGGCCCTGCGCTCTGTCACCCACGTGCTGGAATCAGTGGAGCAGAGGACCATTGAGGGCATCCGTTCGGCCATGTACTACCTGACCAGCCATCTCACCCCACACTAG